caaaaatacaaaatgtgtaaacaatgtataccaataatatatacacaaaacaataataaaatcTAAAGGACAAACTACAAAAAGGAGCTCATTTCCAATCTGTCATTAAGACCTGCAGGTCCCATGGCTCCCGTCCGTATAATCCAGGAGGTCTCGGTCCTGAGCAATGCTATATGCCGATCACCTCCATTCTTATTGGGCGGTACCATCTCGAGACCTATAAATTTAAGGCAAGAAGTGTCACCATTATGTAGCTCTCTTACATGCGAGATTACTCTAGGGGAGCCGGACCCTGATCTAATGGAATGTACATGTTCTCTAAAACGGATATGTAAATTACGGATAGTTGtgcctttttacgaacgactgaaagatttctaattttacgaaccgattagcgaattatctttcaaagaccaactactttttttcgacatgctgaaaaacaattttgaacgacagtataacaATTTCGcttttgtcgttcgctcgtttacaccgattccacgaagcgattatcgttaacgagcggtcgttggagcgagtttatgaacgataatcgttctgtggaatagggcctttagacaagaAGGGGGATGTCTGTGTAAATGTAAGCAAACTACTTAAGGGCTAGTTCAGACGGAGCAAAAGCGGCAGAATCAGCAAGAAAAGTGTTCAGCCCGGAATCAGCTCTCGCAGAATTCTTGTGTATTCTGTCTGCATTACGCGCATAATGCAAGTGAAATTTCCGCATGGAAATGTGGGAGGGGGACACAGACATTGTTTTTCCACAGAGGAAAATCAAAGCCCTATGGATTTCTATAGGATTCCGAACGAACATGTCCATTGTTTTGGCAGAAATCGGATCCGCCGAGGAACCTTTCCGcacggaaattccgctgtgtaaACTGCAGAGCGGAATTTCCATTAAACTCTAAATTGGCAATTTTATGGGCTGAATTTTCGGCGCggattcagcgctgaaattccgcctcttttgctctATAAACTGGCCCCAAAGGAGTTGTTCGGAGAGCTGAAGATGACGCAAGCCTTTGGCTCCCCAGCTCTAACTTACTGTATTTTCTCATGAAGTATTGTGAGGGTAGttctatgtttttatacttttatattgagaaattatattttcctttaaacGGACGAGCAATGCTTATGCAATTTAAGATGGTGCCTGTATCCTGCCAAGTATGCCTGAGAGCTGATACAATAGTAACAAGATGTGAGGCATAACAAAGGAGCTGCTGTGATCACGAAGAGAAAATTTCAGAATACAGCGAGGGACAACATAGTCGGATACAAGATAGATATGCTTACTATCTGCTATAAACACGCCCTTTCTTTGTACTGTGTGTAAACTATTATTTTCTCTATAATAAACCTCAGTGCCGTGTGATGATCCCAAGGGCTAACACTGCAGGGACTGAGATTGAAGCTGAATTTTGCGTCAGAGTCTTTCTTAGTGTGCGCGCACCTGCCTGAATGATTTGGAGCAAGTGACTGACCACTATTAAAGTcacccctgtccttggcgggagtcacAACCCCGTCAATTGGCGCCCAAGCATGGGGCCATGGCCAGAGGACCATTGAGGATCATCGACCCGTGCCAGACCCTTGGTGTTGGACTGCAATTCACTGACCCGAGGCTTGATCACCCTCATCAGAGTCACGGTGAGTGTATGCATATTTATATGTGTCATTTGCCAGTGATCGTCAGTGAGTTGTTGTCTGACTTGGGGGTCCATCTGGATCGGTGTTCCACGTTGAGGTGATACAACGGTATTGGTCTGTGTGCCGTGGTCTGAACTTTAACTGTTCACCGGCTCATCACCAGTTGCTCAGTCGCTTGTGGTTCACTTAATCAGAAGATTTCTTTGCAGATTCAAAGGAAAGAGAAAGTGAAACTTGCAGACATATGTTTTGCTAGAAGCTGACTCGAATTAACTCTTTATAGAAAGTAAACAAACGCAGCATCTAGCCTAGGCACAAGGCTGCTAGTCCGAGAAAGGAAACAGAGCAGGTGCTGTCTGAGGTAgacgtgtatgtatatgtagatATTACCCAGTGACAACAATCTGTGGTTGGGGACCTAACACTCGGAGCCTGTAACCTGGTCTTGGTGGTTCCGAGTGGTGATTGTGGAGTCACATATCCGGTGAGTAGCTACACGGATAAGTAATATCACCAGGCTGTTAACATGCTGAGATTGTTTAAAAGGAAGCACACACTGCCAGACAGTGCACAGACGGCAGTGGATTTAGTTCGGGTCAGGGAAGGCAAGAAATATGTGAAGGATGCCCAGAAGCTGTATAAACTCGCTGAATTGCCGACCACTGGGAGGCTTCAGCCGAGTATATGGAGAAAGATGACCGAAGAGTCGCGAGGCATGTTGGAGGACAAAGGCCTCCTGGAGACGGCACAAGCCCACCTCCGGGTGGCACGGGCATTACAGTCGGAAGGTTTTGAGGAAGCGAAGGGCATGGGAGGAGATGCAGGATGTGAAGAATTATATGGTTATGTGAAAGATGTTGATAAATCCCTTCCTGAAACTCCCCAGACTGACCTTACCCCCACAATGGACCCTATTGTTAAGAAATCAGAGCCACCGCCCTATAATGGTGCTGGTTCTGGTCACCGAGGGTGGACCTGTTTTAAGTGTGGCGTGCAGAATCCTGATTGGCGAGACATATGTTATAATTGTGGCGCCCACAAGCCGCACCTTGACGAGGGCGTATCCAAAGTCCCGCCCCATGAGGTCACACCTCAGACCTCGCCTGTTGCCCCTCTATATCCGGTACTCACCCCTTCCGGTTCTTATTACCAAGGCCCTGTTTCCGCCCAAGCCCAAGGTGGAACGCATGGTGACACGCAAGGCCCTAAGCCTGCCCCCATTTTCCCTAACTTGATTGATTTTCCTTGGTCATTGTATATCTCAAGGGGTGAGACACCTGACTGAAGAAAGAAAACGAGCCATCTTGGCTGTCCCCTATCCATCTACTGTTAATCAATTGCAGTCCTTTCTAGGGTTAATCACCTACTGCAGACAGTGGATCCCAGATGCTTCCCGGCTCATGCAGCCCCTCTACGATGCTTTGAAGACTGGCCCTAATGAAGAAGATGTGCCAAACCCCTTCATGTATGAACAGTATCAACAGTGTTTCCACCTCCTTAAAAAAGCCATTGCCAGTGCCCCTGCCTTGGGTCTTCCAGACTATGTCAAACCATTTCAGATGGCCATGCGTCTGGTGTCCTTGCTCAGGACCATGGTGGTAAACAACGTCCCCTTGGATACTACTCTTGCAGACTGGATCCAGTCGCCAGAACATCACCTACCTGCCTGCGAGCGGCCCATGCAGCCCAGAAGCTCTTAGACAAAGTTGCAGACATCACATTGGGACATGACATGATCATACAGGCCCCTCATGACCTTGCTGCAGTTCTCTCTCTCACCTTGCCTTGTCATCTTTCTCACCAGAGACACCTCAGACTTCAATGTTCGCTGTTACTCCCCGCCTATGTCTCTTTCAAAAAGTGTACCACCATCAACCCTGCCACTCTTCTGCCACAGGTCCCAAGGGGGGAAGGAGAACCTGACCCTGATGAATGGGAAGCACCACCCCATGACTGCTTGCACACGTTGCAACAAGACACATCAGAACTTCAAAACATGTCTATCACAGAGATTCCAGGCGCAGATCTGGAGTTGTGGACGGATGGATCAAGGTATGCTGATGATGCAGGCAAGTTTCACACAGGATTTGCAATTACAACCGAAACCCAAGTATTACACGCTGAGGCCTTGCCAACTGGCAGGTCGGCCCAAGAAGCAGAACTAATTGCCCTTCAAACTGCCTTGCAAATGGCTGAAGGAAAGAGAGTGAATATCAGAACAGACTCTCGTTATGCCCACGGTATTGCCCATGACTTTGGCACTATATGGAAAAATCGAGGATTTATAACATCTTCAGGAACGCCTGTCAAGCACGCTGAGCTTATACAAGAACTTATGCAGGCCATGGAACTACCCACTCAAGTGGCTGTCATCAAAGTGAAAGCACATGGGAGGATCAACAGCAAAGAAGCTAGAGGAAATCAGCTAGCTGACCAGGCGGCAAAACAAGCTGCTATGGGACCTGTGTCAGAAAGATGGCAGTATATGGACTATCAGTGGGATCCTGTAGATACAGAAGTCGCCATGGTGAGTACAAGGGCACAGAGGAAGAAATTTCTAGAAAATGAGGATTTGAAAATACCAGTGGAGAATCCAACAGACTTGGTGGTGGTAAGGCCACCCTCTCTAAAACTGCAGCAGGAACAGTTCAGTGCACCTACAGAGGAAAGAAGACAATGGAAAAAAGAAGGTGCAGTATTGGAGAAACAGACAGGCCTATGGAAGAAGGAAAATGTGTATTGCCTCCCACGAAGAATGTACCCGGCCATCGCAGCATGGGCACATGGAGCTACACACAGAGGAAAGAACCAAGCTCTGGCTTACATCAGGAAGTTTTACCATGCTCCAGGAATCAGCACCATCCTGACGGCATACAATCAAGCTTGTCAAATTTGTCAGATCTGCAATCCCAGCAATACCCAGACTGTTCCTGCCCAACACTTGGCCAAACCAGACTATTCATGGCAAAGGATACAAGTGGATCACATACATATGCCCCCGGCTGAAGGGTATGAGTATGTGCTCGTGGTGGTGGACATGTTCTCAGGATGGCCAGAAGCCTACCCAGTCAAGAATATGACAGCAAAGACCACGGCTAAGAAGATGCTCATTGAAATTGCCTGCAGATTTGGCATTCCAGAAGTTATTGAAAGTGATCAAGGCCCAGCCTTCACGGCCTCAGTGTTCTCAGAGTTGTGGTTCATGCTTGGTGCACACCAAGGCCTACACACCCCTTACCACCCCCAGAGTTCAGGGAAAGTTGAGAGGATGAATGGCACCCTCAAAACTAAATTACTTAAAATGAGTCAGGAACATCCTCTCCCATGGCCAGACCTGCTTCCTATTGCTCTGTACCATGTCAGACACACACCACAGACTAGACATGGACTTACTCCCTATGAGATCTTATTTGGGTCCCCCTCCTAAGATAGCTGAGATAGACACTCAGGAATTGCAGAAAGGTCAGGATAAACTTGTACAATTTGTAATTTCTCTTGCTCGAGAACTGTCTAACTCTCGTACTGCAGTGTCTGCTTCTCTTCCAGAATCCACAGGAGACACAGTCCATCCGTTCAAACCGTAAGAAGTCCCACTGTAAGAAGTCCCCGATCGAGGCATGATGGCGCATATCCTTTTCATTATTATTTGCAGTCTAGCTGCTGCAACTCACGCTTTGCCTGGTACAATCTTTTGGGTAAACACCTCTGTCCCTGTAGTTACATTCCAATTCGACTATTGTGATGTAGTGAGACACGCTCACGTATGTAAAGAAGGGATTAAATTGGACCATGAGTCATACAACGAGGGAGAATCCTATTTGTGTGTAACTAGACCAGGGAATGAGAACTGTTATTATTGGTCAGACGTGGGTTGGAACACAGGGACAGACTGGAATTATAAACCAAAGGAGGGCAGAGATCGTAAAGACAGTAAGGGAAGATCGCTACTGACCAGAATGACGCTAACTAGAGGTCGGAAAATCCCCTGGGGCCGATGTGCCCTAAAGAACTTTTTCCCCTTGTTCTTGAATATAGAAAACCCTTCTCCCGGTGATTTAGGCAAATATGTTCTAGGGGCACATATTGGTACCATTAATCCCTCGTTAGGAATAGTAGAACTCAAGGATATTAAGTTAAAACCCACTGTAGCCCCCTCAGTTGTTGGTAGCTTGAAAAACAACCGTGATAAAACGGTCCAGGACATCCTCCCCATTCCGGGACTATCCTGGCAGGATGTGTTTAGCATTGAGACCCAGACTACTCCCAGGAAAAATTTATGGATTGAGTGGGTTAGGTATACAGTGAGAAGGGCCAACATATTTGTAGGTTGTATAGCATGTGCAGCGGCAAATATAcacctgactacaatacccctagaTCTCCCTGAAATAAATCACACAGAATGCCTCCTCAACTTATTAAAGGGTGAAAATGATACTAAATGTCCAGAACTCCGTCCCCTATTGACCCCCAAACCGAAGGGGAGACCCCCAGGAGAAGTCTATGTCCATGATGGTAACTACACTTGCTTTACAGCCAATGAAACTACTGGTACTCGAATGGGTATTTTTGGCCCCGGTTTCTGCAAGTATAACTCCTCTATTGGTTCCTCAATGTTACAGAATCTGACCCATGCTGTATTTGATGTATTCTGGTTATGTGGGGATGGGAGATTGAGAAACAAGTTGCCTAGCCTATGGAAGGGTCAGTGTACCCTAGAGAAAGTTATTATGCCCTTCCGAGTACTCCCATGGGATCCAGAAGTCCCAGATGCAGAATCCCAACCCAGTAGCCATCATAGACAAAAGAGATCTGCCCTATTGCGAGACTTTCAGCAAGACCCCCAGGTGTATATAGATGCTATTGGAGTGCCAAGGGGGGTCCCAGATGAGTTTAAGGCCCAAGATCAGATTTCTGCAGGTTTCCAGTCCATCATTCCCCAGATACAGATCAACAAAAATGTGGCTTGGATCAATTACATGTATTATAATGAGCAGAGGTTTGTCAACTACAGTAGAGATGCTTTCCAAGGTATAGTTGAAGAATTAGGCCCCAATACTAGGATGACTCTGCAAAATAGGTTCATCATAGATAGGGAAGGAACAAAGGAAAAAAGGAAGGGTGTACGGTCCAGCACTCCAAGGCATTCGGGGAAGATAGGCtagtaaaacataacttttaatctgtACTGTTAAAATAACGttttaaaaccaacgcgtttcgcgccatggcgcttaatcatggttataAAAGCAAGTGAACTATCATGTCTTATAAAGGTTGCGGCAACCAATCATGAGCGCCAACGTGGCGAACTCATGTGGGGAATAATGATTCTGAATCCGCACGTCATTACGTGGTGAGTCATGTGACTAGTCATGTTATCTGGACACCACGTTTGGTTTAAGTCATATGATTGATCATGTTACCTGGACACCATGTTTGGTCAGCAGATTATGGGACTGATCATATTAACTAGACGCAAAGTCTGAATACGGTTaggtatagtaatatagtaagtcGTTTTTGTGGTTCATTCCATATGGCATTCTGGCATTCTGGTGGCATGCTCAGAAGAACGGGATTTTAACATACAATGCAATCAAGCCAACAAACGTCTAAAACAGAGGGGCTATAAACAAGGCACCATAACAAGAGCAAAAAACATAATCAAAAACAGAAATAGAAATGATCTGTTAACAAAAAATCCTAGAAATCATACTCATCCCACCACCACAAATGCACCTGTAACTTTTTCTACACAATACAGCATAGAATATGAAAAAATTGTGGccattttaaataaaaacttaCCTTTACTAAGACAGGATGACACCTTGGCAGAAATCCTAGAAGGAGGACACCGATGTGTGGCCCGGAGGGGCCGCTCCTTGAAAGATTTATTATCCCCCAGCATGTACACCACAGAAGATGCAACTAGAAGTAATAAAATAACAGGTAACTTCAAATGTGGTGTGAATAGATGTCAAACTTGCAAATTTTTGGAAACCAAGAGAAATTTTACAGATAGTTCCAACAATGCAAATTACACGGTGCGAGACTTCATCAATTGCAACAGCCACCATCTTGTCTACATAATAGAGTGCACCCTATGCAACTTGAAGTACGTAGGCTGCACCACTAGAcctttaaaaaaacgcataggagaACACCTACTGAGCAtcaagagtggatttggactCAACGCCTCCGGTGCCTCTAAACATTTTTTACAAATACATAGCGGCAATACAGCCAGTTTTATATGTTACGGCATAAAAAAAGTTCCCAACCCC
Above is a window of Dendropsophus ebraccatus isolate aDenEbr1 chromosome 7, aDenEbr1.pat, whole genome shotgun sequence DNA encoding:
- the LOC138796602 gene encoding uncharacterized protein → MMAHILFIIICSLAAATHALPGTIFWVNTSVPVVTFQFDYCDVVRHAHVCKEGIKLDHESYNEGESYLCVTRPGNENCYYWSDVGWNTGTDWNYKPKEGRDRKDSKGRSLLTRMTLTRGRKIPWGRCALKNFFPLFLNIENPSPGDLGKYVLGAHIGTINPSLGIVELKDIKLKPTVAPSVVGSLKNNRDKTVQDILPIPGLSWQDVFSIETQTTPRKNLWIEWVRYTVRRANIFVGCIACAAANIHLTTIPLDLPEINHTECLLNLLKGENDTKCPELRPLLTPKPKGRPPGEVYVHDGNYTCFTANETTGTRMGIFGPGFCKYNSSIGSSMLQNLTHAVFDVFWLCGDGRLRNKLPSLWKGQCTLEKVIMPFRVLPWDPEVPDAESQPSSHHRQKRSALLRDFQQDPQVYIDAIGVPRGVPDEFKAQDQISAGFQSIIPQIQINKNVAWINYMYYNEQRFVNYSRDAFQGIVEELGPNTRMTLQNRFIIDREGTKEKRKGVRSSTPRHSGKIG